One window of Pseudomonas sp. FP198 genomic DNA carries:
- a CDS encoding CBS domain-containing protein has translation MKTVAQLLRIKDEKNQQVHTISPDDMVLQALMRMAEKNVGALLVVKNDEVLGIISERDYARKMVLHGRSSVGTKVSDIMVSPVITIDPHQNVETCLSIMTEKHLRHLPVVENGKLVGLLSIGDLVKEAIAEQADLIRQLEQYIRGE, from the coding sequence ATGAAAACCGTCGCGCAGTTGCTCCGGATAAAAGACGAGAAAAACCAGCAAGTGCACACCATCTCCCCGGATGACATGGTCTTGCAGGCCCTGATGCGCATGGCCGAGAAAAATGTCGGTGCCCTGCTGGTGGTCAAGAACGATGAAGTGCTGGGCATCATCAGCGAGCGCGACTATGCGCGCAAAATGGTCCTGCACGGGCGCTCTTCGGTGGGCACGAAAGTCAGCGACATCATGGTTTCGCCCGTGATCACGATCGATCCGCACCAGAACGTCGAGACCTGCCTGAGCATCATGACCGAGAAACACCTGCGGCATTTACCCGTGGTGGAAAACGGCAAGCTGGTCGGCCTGTTGTCCATCGGTGACCTGGTCAAGGAAGCCATTGCCGAGCAGGCGGACCTGATCAGACAACTGGAGCAATACATTCGCGGCGAATGA
- a CDS encoding glutathione binding-like protein, protein MPDLTPFPIIQKWPAQFPEWLQLYSLPTPNGVKVSIMLEEIGLPYEPHKVDFGNNDQLSPEFLSLNPNNKIPAILDPHGPGDRPLALFESGAILIYLADKSGQLLAQESAARYETIQWLMFQMGGIGPMFGQLGFFNKFAGKDYEDKRPRDRYVEESKRLLKVLDGRLEGRDWIMGERYTIADIATFPWVRNLLGFYEAGDLVGIQNFPNVTRVLERFLARPAVVRGLKIPE, encoded by the coding sequence ATGCCCGACCTGACCCCTTTTCCCATCATCCAGAAATGGCCCGCCCAGTTCCCTGAATGGCTCCAGCTCTATTCCCTGCCGACTCCCAACGGTGTGAAGGTGTCGATCATGCTGGAGGAGATCGGTCTGCCCTACGAGCCGCACAAGGTGGATTTTGGCAACAATGACCAACTGTCCCCCGAGTTCCTCTCGCTCAATCCCAACAACAAGATCCCGGCGATCCTTGACCCCCACGGGCCGGGAGATCGGCCGTTGGCGTTGTTCGAATCGGGAGCAATCCTGATTTATCTGGCCGACAAGAGCGGCCAGCTGCTCGCCCAGGAGTCGGCGGCGCGCTACGAGACGATCCAGTGGCTGATGTTCCAGATGGGCGGCATCGGGCCGATGTTCGGTCAGCTGGGGTTCTTCAACAAATTCGCGGGCAAGGATTACGAGGACAAGCGGCCGCGCGACCGATACGTCGAAGAAAGCAAGCGCCTGCTCAAGGTGCTCGACGGACGCCTGGAAGGACGCGACTGGATCATGGGCGAGCGCTACACCATCGCCGATATCGCCACGTTCCCATGGGTACGCAACCTGCTTGGCTTTTATGAGGCTGGCGATCTGGTGGGTATCCAGAACTTCCCGAACGTGACGCGGGTGCTGGAACGTTTCCTGGCGCGGCCGGCGGTGGTTCGTGGCTTGAAGATTCCGGAATGA
- the hemB gene encoding porphobilinogen synthase: MSSQFPAARPRRLRRNASLRNLFQETELTLNDLVLPIFVEEEIDDFVPIKSMPGVVRIPESKLAGEIERYARAGIKAVMTFGVSHHLDSDGSDTWSERGLVSRMAGICKDAVPEMIVMSDTCFCEYTDHGHCGVLHGHEVDNDRTLINLGKQAVAAARAGADVIAPSAAMDGQVQAIRKALDDAGFSQTAIMAYSTKFASALYGPFREAGGSALKGDRKSYQMNPMNRREALRESLLDEQEGADALMVKPAGAYLDIIRDIREASNLPLSAYQVSGEYAMIKFAAQAGAIDEARVVRESLGAIKRAGADLIFTYFAMDLALGGI; encoded by the coding sequence ATGTCCAGTCAGTTCCCCGCAGCCCGTCCACGCCGTCTGCGTCGCAATGCAAGCCTGCGCAACCTGTTCCAGGAAACCGAGTTGACCTTGAATGATCTGGTGCTGCCGATTTTCGTCGAAGAGGAAATCGACGATTTCGTGCCGATCAAGAGCATGCCCGGCGTGGTGCGTATCCCGGAATCGAAGCTGGCCGGGGAGATCGAGCGGTATGCTCGTGCCGGTATCAAGGCGGTGATGACCTTTGGTGTGTCCCATCATCTGGACAGCGATGGCAGCGACACGTGGAGCGAGCGTGGGCTGGTTTCGCGCATGGCCGGAATCTGCAAGGACGCCGTGCCGGAAATGATCGTGATGTCCGATACCTGTTTTTGTGAGTACACCGATCATGGCCACTGCGGCGTGCTGCACGGTCACGAAGTCGATAACGACCGAACCCTGATCAACCTGGGCAAACAAGCGGTGGCGGCGGCACGCGCCGGGGCCGATGTCATCGCGCCGTCGGCGGCCATGGACGGGCAAGTCCAGGCCATTCGCAAGGCACTCGATGACGCGGGCTTCAGCCAGACGGCCATCATGGCCTATTCCACCAAGTTCGCCTCCGCGCTGTACGGGCCGTTCCGCGAGGCCGGCGGCAGCGCGTTGAAAGGCGACCGCAAGAGCTACCAGATGAACCCGATGAATCGCCGCGAAGCCCTGCGCGAGTCGCTGCTCGACGAGCAGGAGGGCGCCGATGCACTGATGGTCAAGCCGGCCGGGGCCTATCTCGACATCATCCGCGACATCCGCGAGGCCTCGAACCTGCCATTGTCGGCCTACCAGGTCAGCGGCGAGTACGCGATGATCAAGTTCGCCGCACAGGCCGGCGCCATCGACGAAGCCCGAGTCGTGCGAGAAAGCCTGGGCGCGATCAAGCGGGCAGGGGCGGACCTGATCTTCACTTACTTCGCGATGGATCTGGCGCTGGGCGGGATCTGA
- a CDS encoding histidine phosphatase family protein produces MINPLKFAQLKRRSWLLLPTLLVTCGLVLSLESSVSSAQPVDGVQTLVFLRHAEKPAGGLGQLNCQGLNRAIDLATLLPERFGEADYVFAANPTRNVEEGELDNSYSYIRPLMTISPSAIKLGLPVNIEYSANDTSDLADELMQDKYHNSTIYTAWSHGYLPELINKVAGEAVGKRQTITDDWASSDFDSLYVLTLTWHNGKASLTSQSYKQGLDNGQKTCPT; encoded by the coding sequence ATGATCAACCCACTGAAGTTCGCCCAGTTGAAACGCCGTTCGTGGCTGCTGCTACCGACGCTGCTCGTGACCTGTGGGCTGGTGCTGTCGCTGGAATCCAGCGTCAGCAGTGCCCAGCCCGTCGACGGCGTGCAGACGCTGGTGTTCCTGCGCCACGCGGAAAAACCGGCCGGCGGCCTCGGCCAACTCAATTGCCAGGGGCTGAACCGCGCCATCGACCTGGCCACCCTGCTGCCGGAAAGATTCGGCGAAGCCGACTACGTGTTCGCGGCCAATCCGACCCGTAACGTCGAAGAGGGTGAACTGGACAACTCCTACAGCTACATTCGTCCATTGATGACGATCAGCCCCAGCGCCATCAAGCTCGGCCTGCCGGTAAACATCGAGTATTCAGCCAACGACACCAGTGACCTGGCTGATGAATTGATGCAGGACAAATACCACAACTCCACGATCTACACGGCCTGGTCCCACGGCTACCTGCCGGAACTGATCAACAAGGTCGCGGGTGAAGCGGTGGGCAAGCGGCAGACCATCACCGACGACTGGGCATCGAGCGATTTCGACTCCCTGTACGTACTGACCCTGACCTGGCACAACGGCAAGGCCAGCCTAACCAGCCAAAGCTACAAGCAAGGCCTGGATAACGGGCAGAAGACTTGCCCGACGTAA
- a CDS encoding membrane integrity-associated transporter subunit PqiC: MPLMLKCSLIALALLLGACRSDPIHYHTLSPVQPAGQARAGVDIQIEQLSVPPQVDRTQMVIRQGDSGLAILETEWWGSSLADELRSSLDEQLSNPGAPRRLLRVEVQRFDSIPGRYARMDVQWRLRSHGNEAQALTCRSSLQTPAGGSIGDLVEGHQQNVRQLAELVRQAASRNACP; the protein is encoded by the coding sequence ATGCCGCTGATGCTGAAATGTTCGTTGATCGCCCTGGCGCTGCTGCTCGGTGCCTGCCGCAGCGATCCCATTCACTACCACACGCTGAGCCCGGTCCAGCCGGCTGGTCAGGCGCGTGCAGGGGTGGATATCCAGATCGAACAGCTCAGCGTCCCGCCGCAAGTGGATCGCACCCAGATGGTGATTCGTCAGGGCGACAGCGGTCTGGCGATCCTGGAAACCGAATGGTGGGGCTCAAGCCTGGCGGATGAACTACGCAGCAGCCTGGATGAGCAATTGAGCAACCCCGGGGCTCCCAGGCGGCTGTTGCGGGTGGAGGTGCAACGCTTCGACTCGATCCCCGGCCGCTATGCGCGCATGGACGTGCAATGGCGCTTGCGCAGCCATGGCAACGAAGCTCAGGCCCTTACCTGCCGCAGCAGCCTGCAAACGCCGGCCGGCGGTAGTATCGGCGACCTGGTCGAAGGCCATCAGCAGAACGTTCGACAGCTTGCAGAACTCGTCCGCCAGGCCGCCTCGCGCAATGCGTGTCCCTGA
- a CDS encoding phage infection protein produces the protein MKRQIILSLAFSVLAANIFAATSQPVVAEGGSDRLIENRVAEGGADRLLERRVAEGGSDKLIENRVAEGGADRLLERRVAEGGSDKLIENRVAEGGADRLLERRVAEGGSDKLIENRVAEGGSDKLIENRVAEGGSDNLAKNRA, from the coding sequence ATGAAACGCCAAATCATCCTCAGCCTCGCTTTCTCCGTTCTGGCAGCCAACATATTCGCCGCCACTTCCCAACCCGTCGTTGCCGAAGGCGGCTCTGACCGACTGATCGAAAACCGTGTTGCCGAAGGCGGTGCCGACCGTCTGCTGGAACGTCGCGTCGCTGAAGGTGGCTCCGACAAGCTGATCGAAAACCGTGTTGCCGAAGGCGGTGCCGACCGTCTGCTGGAACGCCGCGTCGCTGAAGGTGGCTCCGACAAGCTGATCGAAAACCGTGTTGCCGAAGGCGGTGCCGACCGTCTGCTGGAACGCCGCGTTGCTGAAGGTGGCTCCGACAAGCTGATCGAAAACCGCGTTGCCGAAGGTGGCTCCGACAAGCTGATCGAAAACCGTGTTGCCGAAGGTGGCTCCGATAACCTGGCCAAGAACCGCGCATGA
- a CDS encoding intermembrane transport protein PqiB, with protein sequence MKSQATDGQPAPGRAHVSTRRWTVSLVWIVPIIAVLVGVSLVVNNWLQEGPTITITFKTGEGLTANKTPVKYRNVVIGQVTDVQLSDDQKNVTATVKLAKTADTFTHEDSVFWVVRPRIGAGGISGIDTLLSGDFIGADAGHSKVRAKSFTGLEAPPPITYGEPGKRFTLHSQDLGSLDIGSPVYLRKIPVGQVVSYALDADGKGVNIEVFINAPNDAYVTENTRFWNVSGVDVNVGANGFAVKTESLSALLVGGIAFRAPEYSPNDTPAAEDKDFELFADQQSALAPPSGKAQYLALRFDQALRGLRVGAPVEFLGIEIGRVVSMNLDFDEKQRTFPVNVGIVIYPQLLGKAHEKLLKSLNYDPEDEAAAARLVGSFVERGLRAQARSGNLLTGQLYISLDFYPKAEKVAFDLAARPLRIPTIPGSLQQLQEQLQTVVERINKLPLESIASNLDGNLVELRKGLSQFNSKTLPGVQSTLQDVSKTLQSANSTLAEDSPQREQLTQTLDDLGRMSRSLRELSDYLSRHPESLLRGRPKDAPAQNLTFPVKE encoded by the coding sequence ATGAAGTCACAAGCCACTGACGGACAACCCGCACCGGGCCGCGCTCATGTCTCCACCCGCCGCTGGACCGTGTCGCTGGTGTGGATCGTGCCGATCATCGCGGTGCTGGTGGGCGTGTCCCTGGTGGTCAACAACTGGCTGCAGGAAGGCCCGACCATCACCATCACCTTCAAGACAGGCGAAGGCCTGACCGCCAACAAGACCCCGGTCAAATACCGCAATGTGGTCATTGGCCAGGTCACCGACGTGCAACTGAGCGACGATCAGAAAAACGTCACCGCCACGGTCAAGCTCGCCAAGACCGCCGACACCTTCACTCATGAAGACTCGGTGTTCTGGGTGGTCCGGCCGCGGATTGGCGCAGGCGGGATCTCCGGGATCGACACCTTGCTGTCGGGGGACTTCATCGGCGCCGACGCCGGTCATTCGAAAGTGCGCGCCAAGTCGTTCACCGGCCTGGAGGCTCCGCCACCGATTACCTACGGCGAACCGGGCAAGCGCTTCACCCTGCATTCCCAGGACCTCGGTTCGCTGGACATCGGCTCGCCGGTGTATTTGCGCAAGATTCCGGTGGGCCAGGTGGTGTCCTACGCATTGGACGCCGATGGCAAAGGCGTCAATATCGAGGTGTTCATCAACGCGCCAAATGACGCCTACGTCACCGAGAACACCCGGTTCTGGAACGTCAGTGGCGTCGACGTGAACGTCGGCGCCAACGGTTTTGCGGTCAAGACCGAATCGCTGTCCGCCCTGCTCGTCGGCGGCATTGCATTCCGGGCCCCGGAATACAGCCCCAACGACACGCCCGCCGCCGAGGACAAGGATTTCGAGCTGTTCGCCGACCAGCAAAGCGCCCTGGCCCCGCCCAGCGGCAAGGCGCAGTACCTGGCCTTGCGCTTCGACCAGGCCTTGCGCGGATTGCGCGTCGGCGCCCCGGTGGAATTCCTCGGGATCGAGATCGGCCGCGTGGTCTCCATGAACCTGGACTTCGACGAAAAGCAGCGCACGTTCCCGGTCAACGTAGGAATCGTGATCTACCCGCAACTGCTCGGCAAGGCCCACGAGAAACTGCTCAAGTCATTGAACTACGACCCGGAAGACGAAGCCGCCGCCGCACGCCTGGTCGGCAGCTTCGTCGAACGCGGCCTGCGCGCCCAGGCCCGCAGCGGCAACCTGCTGACCGGGCAGTTGTACATTTCCCTGGATTTCTACCCCAAGGCCGAGAAAGTCGCGTTCGACCTCGCCGCGCGCCCCCTGCGGATCCCGACTATCCCGGGCAGCCTCCAGCAGTTGCAGGAACAATTGCAGACGGTGGTCGAGCGCATCAACAAGCTGCCGCTGGAAAGCATCGCCAGCAACCTGGACGGTAACCTCGTGGAGCTGCGCAAGGGCCTGTCGCAATTCAACAGCAAGACCCTCCCGGGCGTGCAAAGCACCTTGCAGGACGTGAGCAAGACCTTGCAGTCGGCGAACTCGACCCTGGCGGAAGATTCGCCGCAGCGCGAACAATTGACCCAGACCCTGGATGACCTGGGCCGCATGTCGCGTTCGCTGCGCGAGCTGTCCGATTACCTGAGCCGACACCCTGAGTCGCTGCTTCGTGGCCGTCCGAAAGATGCTCCGGCGCAGAACCTTACCTTTCCGGTGAAAGAATGA
- a CDS encoding DUF1615 domain-containing protein, which produces MHFTRLMTTLVALLALAGCGSRQAQEPERQPAEVKAQIVRLLPAKTADREGWATDIYVAFAAQQIPSTTQNICSVLAVTEQESTFQADPAVPGLGKIARQEIDRRAAKLRIPGFLVSGALQMRSSNGKSYSDRLNAARSEKELSAIFDDFIGMVPLGKTLFDGFNPVHTGGPMQVSIAFAQANARDYPYTVDGSIRREVFSRRGGMYFGIAHLLGYPVSYTEPLYRFADFNAGWYASRNAAFQHAVSRASGITLALDGDLILPDSIMPGSTELAVRTLGKSLGLRNPTIRDQLELGDSLAFEDSKLYKRVFELAEKAEGKPLPRAVLPGIVLKSPKITRKLTTAWFAKRVDERYQRCMTRASGR; this is translated from the coding sequence ATGCATTTCACTCGACTGATGACCACTCTTGTCGCGTTGCTGGCCCTGGCCGGCTGCGGCAGCCGTCAGGCCCAGGAGCCTGAGCGTCAGCCTGCCGAGGTCAAGGCGCAGATCGTGCGCTTATTGCCGGCCAAGACCGCCGATCGGGAGGGCTGGGCCACGGACATCTACGTGGCCTTTGCGGCGCAACAGATCCCGTCAACGACCCAGAACATCTGTTCAGTGCTGGCGGTGACCGAGCAGGAGTCGACCTTCCAGGCCGATCCCGCCGTGCCGGGGCTGGGCAAGATCGCCCGCCAGGAAATCGATCGCCGGGCGGCGAAGCTACGCATCCCCGGGTTTCTGGTGAGCGGCGCGCTCCAGATGCGCTCCTCCAATGGCAAAAGCTACAGCGACCGCCTCAACGCGGCGCGCAGCGAGAAGGAACTCAGCGCAATTTTTGATGATTTCATCGGCATGGTGCCGCTCGGCAAGACCCTGTTCGATGGCTTCAACCCGGTGCACACGGGCGGGCCGATGCAGGTCAGCATCGCCTTTGCCCAGGCCAATGCGCGCGATTATCCCTACACGGTGGATGGCTCGATTCGTCGGGAAGTGTTCAGTCGTCGCGGAGGGATGTATTTCGGCATCGCGCATTTGTTGGGGTATCCCGTCAGTTATACCGAGCCGCTGTACCGCTTCGCCGATTTTAATGCTGGCTGGTATGCCAGTCGCAACGCGGCCTTCCAGCATGCGGTGAGTCGCGCTTCGGGCATTACGCTGGCCCTGGACGGTGATTTGATCCTGCCTGATTCGATCATGCCCGGCAGCACGGAACTGGCGGTGCGCACGTTGGGCAAGTCATTGGGCCTGCGCAACCCGACCATCCGCGATCAGCTGGAACTGGGCGACAGCCTGGCGTTCGAGGACAGCAAGCTCTACAAGCGGGTGTTCGAATTGGCCGAGAAGGCCGAGGGCAAGCCGCTGCCTCGGGCGGTGTTGCCGGGCATCGTGCTCAAGAGCCCGAAAATCACTCGCAAGCTGACCACTGCATGGTTTGCCAAGCGCGTGGACGAGCGGTATCAGCGGTGCATGACGCGGGCTTCGGGGCGCTGA
- a CDS encoding paraquat-inducible protein A yields the protein MAVTDRLIICEHCDAVYEPVVLAPHQKASCVQCHAVIQRYNGLTIEQRLALTITAAVLWAFANVYPVMSIRLQGLSNSATLWDSVVALSQGPITFIALVAAVAIIIAPAFQLALLLWVLGYAHSNRRAPAFNLCMRSLETLRPWSMLEVCLLGALVAVIKLAGLLDVLPGIGLFALAALSLLMIRIAGRDVRDLWNTL from the coding sequence ATGGCCGTTACCGACCGACTGATCATTTGTGAACATTGCGATGCAGTGTACGAGCCGGTTGTGCTCGCCCCGCATCAAAAAGCCTCTTGCGTGCAATGCCATGCAGTGATCCAGCGCTACAACGGCCTGACCATCGAACAGCGCCTGGCCCTGACCATCACGGCAGCGGTGCTGTGGGCCTTCGCCAATGTCTATCCGGTGATGAGCATCCGCCTCCAGGGCCTGAGCAACAGCGCGACCCTGTGGGATTCGGTCGTGGCCCTGAGCCAGGGGCCCATCACCTTCATCGCCCTGGTGGCCGCGGTCGCGATCATCATCGCTCCGGCGTTCCAGTTGGCGCTGCTGCTCTGGGTGCTGGGCTACGCCCATTCCAACCGGCGCGCCCCGGCCTTCAACCTGTGCATGCGCAGCCTGGAAACCCTGCGGCCATGGAGCATGCTGGAGGTGTGCTTGCTCGGAGCCCTGGTGGCTGTCATCAAGCTTGCCGGGTTGCTGGATGTGCTTCCCGGTATCGGTCTGTTCGCCCTGGCAGCCTTGAGCCTGTTGATGATCCGCATTGCCGGTCGCGATGTGCGCGACCTGTGGAACACCCTGTGA
- a CDS encoding glutathione S-transferase family protein, with protein MYQLFGHSQSGSSAVEVALDLCGVPYRRVDTYSTEDSEAAKELEALNPQKQVPTLQLPDGSVLTEAAAILIHLGLSFPESKLLPDDPAQRAQVIRGLVYIAANCYTPIGIIDFPQRWLPDADDAARERLVAGTKQRLYRNWALFADQFPASPFLGGAEPGALDILAAVITKWVETREAMLSARPEFYALLERIDRHPRVAPVLSLHWPE; from the coding sequence ATGTATCAGTTATTCGGCCACAGCCAATCCGGTTCCTCTGCCGTGGAGGTCGCCTTGGATCTTTGCGGCGTGCCTTATCGCCGGGTAGATACCTATTCGACCGAGGACAGCGAGGCGGCGAAGGAGCTCGAAGCCCTGAATCCGCAGAAGCAGGTCCCGACCCTGCAATTGCCGGACGGCTCGGTGCTCACCGAGGCGGCGGCGATCCTGATTCACCTGGGGCTGTCTTTTCCGGAATCGAAACTGCTGCCGGATGATCCGGCCCAACGTGCGCAAGTCATACGCGGCCTGGTGTATATCGCCGCCAATTGCTACACACCGATCGGCATCATCGATTTTCCGCAGCGCTGGCTGCCCGACGCCGACGACGCTGCCCGGGAGCGATTGGTGGCGGGCACCAAGCAACGTCTGTATCGCAACTGGGCGTTGTTTGCCGACCAGTTTCCTGCGAGCCCTTTCCTCGGCGGTGCCGAGCCCGGTGCGTTGGATATCCTGGCGGCGGTGATTACCAAGTGGGTCGAAACCCGGGAGGCGATGCTCAGTGCCCGTCCCGAGTTCTACGCCCTGCTGGAGCGCATCGACCGCCATCCGCGAGTCGCGCCAGTGCTTTCATTGCACTGGCCCGAATGA
- a CDS encoding paraquat-inducible protein A, translating into MNAATPGNPPRASDLNLCLCHSCGLACDMTDEPDTCPRCDAALHRRKPDTLTRTWAYMLAALVFYIPANLLPVMNTQMLGDGADSTIISGVLEFWQSGAWDIALIIFIASIAVPGIKFVVLTLLLVTVQRRSTWAQVQRAKLYRLVEVIGYWSMLDVLVVALVAALVKFQALSDIEPRPGILFFGLVVLFTMLSAMSFDPRLIWDTQPSEEVMDEVTSH; encoded by the coding sequence GTGAACGCCGCAACGCCGGGCAATCCGCCCCGCGCCAGCGATCTGAACCTGTGCCTGTGCCACAGCTGCGGCCTGGCTTGCGACATGACCGACGAACCCGACACCTGCCCACGCTGCGATGCCGCCCTGCACCGGCGCAAACCCGATACCCTGACTCGCACCTGGGCCTACATGCTGGCGGCACTGGTGTTCTACATCCCGGCCAACCTGCTCCCGGTCATGAATACCCAGATGCTCGGTGACGGCGCGGACAGCACCATCATCAGCGGCGTCCTCGAGTTCTGGCAGAGTGGTGCCTGGGACATCGCGCTGATCATCTTCATCGCCAGCATCGCGGTGCCGGGCATCAAGTTCGTCGTGCTGACGTTGCTGCTGGTGACCGTGCAACGGCGCAGTACCTGGGCCCAGGTGCAGCGTGCCAAGCTGTATCGGCTGGTCGAAGTCATCGGCTACTGGTCGATGCTTGACGTGCTGGTCGTGGCCCTGGTGGCGGCACTGGTCAAGTTCCAGGCCCTGAGCGACATCGAACCGCGACCGGGGATCCTGTTCTTCGGCCTCGTGGTGCTGTTTACCATGCTGTCGGCCATGAGTTTCGACCCGCGGCTGATCTGGGACACCCAACCATCCGAGGAGGTCATGGATGAAGTCACAAGCCACTGA